From the genome of Ignavibacteriales bacterium, one region includes:
- the rsmB gene encoding 16S rRNA (cytosine(967)-C(5))-methyltransferase RsmB, with translation MEQEQNSETIGMNLYQGVRGHAVKILNRIDRTDAYLDKLLDIEIKNSSLSGPDKSLLYEIVHGVTRWLGRIDWILNGFYKGQFSKCIPNVKNAMRVALYQILFLDKVPDYAAVNEAVDFVKKLQGQKPADLTNAVLRNIIRSKDSIRYPDPNEDVIAYLSAYYSHPTWLVKRWVNRYGKEDTEKFLIANNNKPSLTLHVNSLVSSVDEMKELLNSVELKFSDGKYLPDFIRMANLSNITDWEYFHKGYFSVQDESTGLPIKLLDIKPEMRVLDLCAAPGGKTALMADLMKNTGEIVALDRFDSRLKVLQKNLDRLKVKNVKTVTIDANEYKDEAGFDRVLVDAPCSGLGTLTKKPDIKWKRDLSDIRNIVNIQYELLKSGAAQLKTGGSLVYSTCTIEPEENFEIINKFLSENSNFSLVNAVNFLPNEVVAENGTVQTLPHIHGIDGSFAAKLEKN, from the coding sequence ATGGAACAGGAACAGAACAGCGAAACAATCGGTATGAATCTCTATCAAGGGGTTAGAGGACATGCAGTTAAGATTCTTAACAGAATTGATAGAACTGATGCATACCTGGATAAACTTCTAGATATTGAAATTAAAAATTCCAGCCTCTCCGGTCCCGATAAATCATTGTTATACGAAATTGTACACGGTGTTACCCGCTGGTTAGGTAGAATTGATTGGATTCTTAACGGATTTTATAAAGGACAATTTTCTAAGTGCATTCCTAACGTTAAGAATGCAATGCGTGTAGCACTTTATCAGATTTTATTTTTAGATAAAGTTCCGGATTATGCAGCCGTTAATGAAGCAGTAGATTTTGTTAAAAAGCTGCAAGGACAGAAACCTGCCGATCTAACGAATGCTGTCTTACGTAACATTATTAGAAGCAAAGACTCTATCCGTTATCCTGATCCAAACGAAGATGTGATTGCTTACCTTAGTGCTTATTATTCTCATCCAACTTGGTTGGTTAAAAGATGGGTTAACCGTTACGGAAAGGAAGACACCGAAAAATTTCTTATAGCGAATAATAATAAACCGTCTCTTACACTTCATGTTAACAGTTTGGTATCTAGTGTTGATGAAATGAAAGAACTCTTAAATTCAGTTGAGTTAAAATTCAGTGACGGCAAATATTTACCGGATTTTATTCGTATGGCAAATTTATCCAACATTACAGATTGGGAATATTTTCACAAAGGATATTTTTCAGTTCAGGATGAAAGTACCGGATTACCAATTAAACTTTTGGATATAAAACCTGAAATGCGCGTTTTAGATCTTTGTGCAGCTCCGGGAGGAAAAACAGCTTTAATGGCAGATCTCATGAAGAACACGGGAGAAATTGTAGCGCTCGACCGCTTCGATAGCAGATTAAAAGTGCTACAAAAAAATCTTGATCGATTAAAAGTAAAAAACGTTAAAACGGTTACAATTGACGCAAATGAGTATAAAGACGAAGCTGGCTTTGACAGAGTTTTGGTAGATGCACCTTGTTCCGGATTAGGAACTCTTACAAAGAAACCTGATATTAAATGGAAAAGGGATTTGAGTGATATCAGAAATATTGTTAATATTCAATACGAGTTACTGAAAAGCGGCGCAGCACAATTAAAAACGGGCGGTAGTTTAGTATACAGCACTTGCACCATTGAGCCCGAAGAAAATTTTGAAATTATTAATAAATTTTTATCGGAAAATTCGAATTTCAGTTTAGTTAATGCCGTTAATTTTTTACCAAATGAGGTTGTGGCAGAAAACGGTACTGTCCAAACGTTGCCACATATTCATGGTATTGACGGTTCTTTTGCTGCGAAATTAGAAAAGAATTAA
- a CDS encoding peptidylprolyl isomerase, with the protein MKKRKIFFIVSSIALMICCLSCKPKVLQSSQDGATVSQLLDLQGREKLAAVLETNLGTFELELYAKETPKTVENFVALSVKGYYNGLTFHRVIKDFMIQGGDPTGTGEGGESIYGKKFEDEIVRTFHFDDAGVLAMANAGPNTNGSQFFVTISAAPWLDGRHTIFGKVIGGMNVVHDIGKLRTDKNEKPLKAVSIQKIIIEKRAS; encoded by the coding sequence ATGAAAAAAAGAAAAATATTTTTTATCGTTTCTTCAATTGCTTTGATGATTTGTTGTTTATCATGCAAGCCAAAAGTTTTACAATCATCTCAAGACGGTGCTACAGTTTCTCAATTATTAGATTTGCAAGGAAGAGAGAAACTGGCTGCTGTACTTGAGACAAACCTAGGTACTTTCGAATTAGAATTATATGCCAAAGAAACACCAAAGACTGTAGAAAATTTTGTTGCACTTTCGGTTAAAGGTTATTACAACGGATTAACATTTCATCGTGTCATAAAAGATTTTATGATTCAAGGCGGCGACCCAACCGGAACAGGTGAGGGAGGCGAAAGCATTTACGGTAAAAAGTTTGAGGATGAAATTGTGCGGACATTCCATTTTGATGACGCTGGAGTCCTTGCAATGGCTAATGCCGGACCTAATACAAACGGAAGCCAATTCTTTGTTACGATTAGTGCTGCACCGTGGCTGGATGGAAGACATACAATTTTTGGTAAAGTTATTGGCGGGATGAATGTTGTTCACGATATTGGAAAATTAAGAACCGATAAAAATGAAAAACCACTTAAGGCAGTTTCAATTCAAAAAATAATTATTGAAAAACGGGCAAGCTAG
- the uppP gene encoding undecaprenyl-diphosphatase UppP yields MNTFEAILLGIIQGITEFLPISSTGHLTVAGKLMNLISAENPEHWTAFIAVIQLGTLIAVLVYFWKDLLLILEDFVHDNILDRKKINEQSMNSKMGWYLIFATLPVAVIGLSFKHIIEGVLTKDLYIIAGSLIVLAIILAVAEKTGKFTRKTKDIKWYDAVIIGFAQSFALIPGSSRSGTTITAGLFLGFDRETAARFSFLMSIPAVAASGLLEFYQSLKYIDHSGMINLIAATIASAVVGYLSIGLLLRYLKKKSTFVFIVYRIIAGIIILFLLGKGIILP; encoded by the coding sequence GCAGCACCGGGCACTTAACAGTAGCTGGTAAATTGATGAATTTAATATCTGCTGAAAATCCGGAACATTGGACGGCTTTTATTGCTGTTATCCAACTTGGAACCCTTATCGCAGTATTGGTCTATTTTTGGAAAGATTTGCTCTTGATTCTTGAGGATTTTGTTCACGACAATATACTTGATCGTAAAAAAATAAATGAACAGTCAATGAATTCAAAGATGGGCTGGTATTTGATTTTTGCAACTCTTCCTGTAGCAGTCATCGGTCTGAGCTTCAAACATATAATAGAAGGTGTGCTTACAAAAGATTTATATATCATTGCCGGAAGTCTAATTGTTCTGGCAATAATTCTTGCTGTAGCTGAAAAGACAGGCAAATTTACGCGCAAGACCAAAGACATTAAGTGGTACGATGCAGTAATTATCGGTTTTGCTCAATCATTTGCTTTAATACCCGGTTCATCACGGTCGGGTACAACAATAACTGCCGGTTTATTTCTTGGATTTGACCGCGAGACTGCTGCACGCTTTTCTTTTTTAATGAGCATTCCGGCTGTTGCCGCAAGCGGATTGTTAGAATTCTATCAATCGCTGAAATATATTGATCATAGCGGAATGATTAATTTGATTGCTGCAACAATAGCTTCTGCAGTTGTTGGTTATCTTTCAATCGGATTGCTTCTTCGTTACTTAAAAAAGAAATCAACATTTGTTTTTATTGTGTATAGAATTATTGCAGGTATAATTATTTTATTTCTTCTTGGGAAGGGAATAATATTACCATAA
- the holA gene encoding DNA polymerase III subunit delta: protein MAKIQIPSVTEISKSLSKDRFLPIYFLCGEDQYTLDLAVETIEKAAAPFVLSDFDKEVISAEKNQSLSQILDLALSFPFGGGKKLIVVKNFEKFNEKKELSAFIKSPPEFTILVVTQAGKISDPSREPYSNLLNIDALFEARVATGDELIDWLVKKAKQIGINFPSNVAQFLVDIVGEDKSLLEIQLQKLLNYLPDKEKVTTEDIIKIASPTKEYSIFNLQDAVGKGNKSKAVEVAYNLFDSGMEIVVIVNMLSKFVLIVAQIMELVKLGINDNEAAKLAGVSWGYYVNCKKASYMMNDERLLNASRALLNADIAIKTTSADAKTVLLTLISEMLGLEVSSGFLV, encoded by the coding sequence ATGGCTAAAATTCAAATTCCATCTGTAACGGAAATATCTAAATCTCTTTCGAAAGATAGATTTCTACCAATCTATTTCCTTTGCGGTGAAGATCAATATACATTGGATCTTGCTGTTGAGACAATAGAAAAAGCTGCGGCACCTTTTGTTCTCTCCGATTTTGATAAAGAAGTAATAAGTGCGGAAAAGAATCAAAGTTTATCTCAAATTTTGGATCTGGCATTATCATTTCCGTTTGGCGGCGGTAAAAAATTAATTGTTGTTAAGAATTTTGAAAAATTTAACGAAAAGAAAGAATTATCCGCTTTCATTAAGAGTCCGCCTGAATTTACAATTTTAGTAGTAACTCAAGCCGGCAAGATTTCCGATCCTTCAAGAGAGCCGTATTCTAATTTATTAAACATAGACGCATTATTTGAAGCACGTGTTGCGACAGGTGATGAACTGATTGATTGGCTGGTGAAAAAAGCAAAACAAATCGGGATTAATTTTCCAAGCAATGTAGCGCAGTTTTTGGTTGATATAGTTGGAGAGGACAAATCGTTACTCGAGATTCAGCTTCAAAAATTATTAAATTATTTGCCGGATAAAGAGAAAGTTACTACCGAAGATATAATTAAAATCGCATCGCCCACAAAAGAATATTCAATATTTAATCTTCAGGATGCTGTTGGAAAAGGGAATAAATCGAAAGCGGTTGAAGTTGCATATAATCTTTTTGACTCAGGCATGGAGATAGTCGTTATTGTGAATATGCTTTCAAAATTTGTATTAATCGTTGCGCAAATAATGGAATTGGTGAAATTAGGGATTAATGATAATGAAGCAGCCAAATTAGCCGGTGTGAGCTGGGGATATTATGTAAATTGCAAAAAGGCGAGTTATATGATGAATGATGAACGCCTTCTTAATGCTTCTCGCGCCCTGCTAAATGCAGATATCGCGATAAAAACTACTTCTGCCGACGCCAAAACGGTTTTGCTTACTTTGATTTCGGAAATGCTGGGTCTTGAAGTTTCATCCGGTTTTTTAGTTTAA
- a CDS encoding sigma-70 family RNA polymerase sigma factor produces the protein MNKSLTELKDEELIKEFQDSNTLEAYEILVRRYKDPLMNFVYRFVGDRDVCTDIVQDTMIKFYLNKDSYRSFAKFSTWIYTIAGNLAKNELKRRRRRSILSISNNDDDKTPQIEDKMFRSPEKIADGEIRNEIIQKALLKVKPVYREVVILRDIQDLSYEEISEISGLAIGTVKSRINRGRAQLQKLLKHIYKE, from the coding sequence TTGAATAAGTCGCTAACCGAACTAAAAGATGAAGAGCTTATTAAAGAGTTTCAAGACAGTAATACTCTTGAAGCTTATGAAATTTTGGTTAGGCGTTATAAAGATCCATTGATGAATTTTGTTTATAGATTTGTTGGCGACAGAGACGTTTGTACTGATATTGTTCAAGACACGATGATTAAATTTTATCTTAACAAGGATTCTTATAGATCATTTGCAAAATTTTCTACTTGGATTTATACTATTGCCGGAAATCTTGCAAAGAATGAATTGAAGCGGAGACGAAGAAGAAGTATTCTTTCAATTAGCAATAACGATGATGATAAAACTCCGCAGATTGAAGATAAAATGTTTCGTTCACCGGAAAAGATCGCGGATGGTGAGATTAGAAATGAGATTATTCAAAAAGCATTGCTTAAAGTAAAACCGGTTTATAGAGAAGTTGTGATACTAAGAGATATACAAGATTTATCATATGAAGAAATTTCTGAAATTTCGGGACTCGCGATTGGAACAGTTAAATCGAGAATTAATCGCGGTCGCGCTCAATTACAAAAACTCTTAAAACATATTTATAAAGAGTAG
- the rpmE gene encoding 50S ribosomal protein L31: MKQGIHPTYQRCEVTCVCGNTFVTRSTVSSIKIELCSNCHPFFTGKQKLVDSTGRVERFKKKYGVKEEKFV; this comes from the coding sequence ATGAAACAAGGAATTCATCCAACTTATCAACGATGTGAAGTCACATGTGTTTGTGGAAATACATTTGTTACACGTTCTACAGTTAGCAGTATCAAAATAGAACTTTGTTCTAATTGTCATCCATTCTTTACCGGAAAACAAAAACTTGTAGATTCCACAGGTCGTGTTGAAAGATTTAAAAAGAAATATGGCGTAAAGGAAGAAAAATTCGTTTAA
- a CDS encoding helix-turn-helix domain-containing protein: MASELLKQFADELKSAREAKAIGLQHIAAKTKIDLKFLQAIEDANFELLPDIYIRAFIKEYASTIDLNPKEILQKYEIAKSGKIEEKPVVEVPQTKIDTVANPEIDEAKTNDSSEKKPIKKEFSTAESPAWQSNLAEVKEAKGLKTNYIIGGGIILIALVVIYFAFLSGSSNEIIQEKTGQETVVSDSERFEIEKPIQTQEQTQNMVNSPSSLPDSLRLSVLTTERVWVKVSTDGKIVQQQVVPANSKMNFAATKSFSLSVGNAGNVKVFFNNKPVENVGKPGEIRNLFITSDGIKYYTIPPQTNEKKPTTKN, translated from the coding sequence ATGGCATCAGAACTATTAAAGCAATTTGCTGATGAATTAAAATCCGCTCGCGAAGCCAAAGCTATAGGACTGCAACATATAGCTGCCAAGACTAAAATTGATTTAAAATTTCTTCAAGCAATTGAAGATGCAAACTTCGAACTCCTACCAGATATATATATTAGAGCTTTCATAAAAGAATATGCTAGCACAATCGATCTCAATCCTAAAGAAATTCTTCAAAAGTATGAGATAGCAAAATCCGGTAAGATTGAAGAAAAACCAGTTGTAGAAGTTCCTCAAACAAAAATAGACACAGTTGCTAATCCTGAGATTGATGAAGCCAAAACAAATGATTCCTCTGAAAAAAAACCGATTAAAAAAGAATTCAGTACTGCCGAGTCTCCGGCATGGCAGTCAAACTTAGCTGAAGTAAAAGAAGCAAAAGGATTGAAAACCAATTATATCATTGGCGGTGGAATAATATTAATTGCGTTAGTTGTTATTTACTTTGCTTTCTTAAGCGGTTCTTCAAATGAGATTATTCAAGAAAAGACAGGACAGGAAACAGTTGTTTCAGATAGTGAACGTTTTGAAATTGAAAAACCAATTCAGACTCAAGAACAAACGCAAAATATGGTAAACTCTCCGTCTTCATTGCCCGATAGTTTACGACTCTCTGTCTTAACGACGGAAAGAGTCTGGGTAAAAGTCTCAACTGATGGAAAAATAGTACAGCAGCAAGTAGTTCCGGCAAATTCAAAAATGAATTTTGCGGCGACAAAAAGTTTTAGTTTAAGTGTTGGAAACGCAGGCAATGTCAAAGTGTTCTTTAATAACAAACCGGTAGAAAATGTAGGCAAACCCGGTGAAATAAGAAATCTTTTTATCACATCAGATGGTATCAAATATTATACTATCCCACCGCAAACGAATGAAAAAAAGCCCACAACAAAGAATTGA
- the ligA gene encoding NAD-dependent DNA ligase LigA, with protein MKKSPQQRIEELRELIRVHDYNYFVLAQPVISDYEFDQLLNELIKLEKENPQFITPDSPTQRVGSDLTKEFKSIQHKIPMLSLSNTYSETEVIDFDRRVRERLPKNEKIEYVCELKIDGLSVSLRYINGKLNVAATRGDGTVGEDVTNNAKTIRSVPLVIKKPAELKLNLSEFEVRGEVFMELEAFKKLNEERELNGEKTFANPRNSSAGTLKLQNPQLVAKRPLQIFVYYLFSEKEELKSQSENLILLKNLGFRINKNYRVCKNIEEVLQFCNEWEGKRDELPYEIDGVVIKVNSRKQQKILGTIAKSPRWAVAFKFKAKQANTKLNKITWQVGRTGTLTPVAELEPVFLAGSTISRATLHNIDEIKRKDIREGDWVVIEKGGDVIPKVVSVDLSKRTKSSTEVKVPSKCPVCGSNLFQSEEEVAIYCENNLCPAQVKGRISHFAARGAMDIEGLGEALINLFVDQNFLRDYSDIYFLKEKRDELIQIERLGEKSIDNLLNAIEMSKKKPFNKVLFALGIRYVGSGAANKLAEHFLSVEKLSSATEDEIEAVHEIGSSISQSVKRFFANPHNKKIIERLKKVGLTLAGEKKVNQSNLLEGKSFVLTGTLSSMSRENAKEIIQSHDGIVVSSVSKNTSFVLAGESPGSKLDKALKLGISVLSEEQFLEMIKSE; from the coding sequence ATGAAAAAAAGCCCACAACAAAGAATTGAAGAACTTCGAGAACTGATCCGTGTGCACGATTACAATTACTTTGTACTTGCTCAACCGGTAATAAGTGATTATGAATTCGATCAGTTGTTAAATGAACTCATTAAGCTTGAAAAAGAAAATCCACAGTTTATTACACCGGATTCTCCAACACAGCGAGTTGGTTCAGATCTAACAAAGGAATTCAAATCTATTCAGCATAAAATTCCAATGCTGAGTTTGTCGAATACATATAGTGAAACTGAAGTGATTGATTTCGACAGACGCGTAAGGGAAAGGTTGCCTAAAAATGAAAAAATTGAATATGTCTGCGAACTTAAAATTGACGGACTCTCTGTTAGCCTTAGATATATTAATGGAAAATTGAATGTAGCAGCAACACGCGGCGATGGAACTGTTGGCGAGGATGTAACAAATAACGCTAAAACAATCCGTTCGGTACCGCTTGTAATTAAAAAACCGGCAGAACTAAAATTAAACCTGAGTGAGTTTGAAGTTCGCGGTGAAGTTTTTATGGAACTGGAAGCGTTTAAAAAATTAAATGAAGAACGTGAACTAAATGGCGAAAAAACATTTGCAAATCCGCGTAATTCATCGGCAGGAACACTCAAATTGCAAAATCCTCAATTAGTTGCCAAACGACCTCTTCAAATCTTTGTTTATTATTTATTTTCGGAAAAAGAAGAATTAAAATCACAATCCGAAAATTTAATTCTACTCAAGAACCTTGGTTTCCGCATTAATAAAAACTATCGAGTCTGTAAGAACATTGAAGAAGTATTACAGTTTTGTAATGAATGGGAAGGAAAACGTGACGAACTTCCGTACGAAATTGATGGAGTGGTAATTAAAGTTAACTCTCGAAAGCAGCAAAAAATACTCGGAACAATTGCAAAATCACCCCGATGGGCAGTCGCATTTAAATTCAAAGCTAAACAAGCGAACACAAAACTAAACAAAATTACCTGGCAAGTTGGAAGAACCGGTACCCTTACACCTGTTGCAGAATTGGAACCTGTGTTTCTAGCAGGCTCAACTATCAGTCGCGCAACCTTGCATAACATTGATGAGATCAAGCGAAAAGATATTAGAGAAGGAGATTGGGTAGTAATTGAAAAGGGGGGCGATGTAATTCCTAAAGTTGTTTCTGTAGATCTTTCAAAACGCACAAAAAGTTCTACCGAAGTAAAAGTCCCTTCAAAATGTCCGGTCTGTGGTTCAAATTTATTCCAATCTGAAGAAGAAGTTGCGATATATTGTGAGAACAATCTCTGCCCGGCTCAAGTTAAAGGAAGAATTTCTCATTTTGCAGCACGCGGAGCAATGGATATTGAAGGGCTAGGTGAGGCATTAATTAACTTGTTTGTTGACCAGAACTTTTTGAGAGATTATTCCGACATCTACTTTTTGAAAGAAAAGCGGGACGAACTAATTCAAATAGAACGTCTTGGAGAGAAAAGTATCGACAATCTCCTCAATGCAATTGAGATGAGTAAAAAGAAACCATTTAATAAAGTGTTATTTGCTTTAGGGATTCGTTATGTTGGATCGGGTGCTGCCAATAAATTGGCTGAACATTTTCTTTCCGTCGAGAAATTATCGAGTGCAACGGAAGATGAGATTGAAGCAGTTCATGAAATTGGGTCAAGTATCAGCCAAAGTGTAAAAAGGTTTTTTGCTAATCCTCACAACAAAAAAATAATTGAGAGACTTAAGAAAGTAGGACTAACTTTAGCAGGAGAAAAAAAAGTTAACCAATCAAATCTGCTTGAAGGAAAATCGTTCGTTCTTACAGGTACCCTTTCCTCTATGTCGAGGGAAAATGCTAAAGAAATAATACAGAGCCATGACGGAATTGTTGTTTCATCGGTTAGCAAGAATACAAGTTTTGTTTTAGCAGGAGAAAGCCCCGGTTCTAAATTAGATAAAGCACTAAAATTAGGAATCTCAGTTCTTTCAGAAGAACAATTTTTAGAAATGATCAAGTCGGAGTAA